The proteins below come from a single Halostagnicola larsenii XH-48 genomic window:
- a CDS encoding ABC transporter ATP-binding protein — MALLEVDNLTVSFYTAEGVVTAVDDLSYTIDAGEKFGVVGESGAGKSVTALSLLRLIESPGEIEHGSIRFCEPETVEELEESYPDNVVDIERLRRESSFDDVVDRLEERGVSGADATGDPEHEGVDLHQLYANGDLGMRDVVDQGYATKLGLIDEEDFIVHDGDSRYAELLRAPEGAIRRLRGNNISMIFQDAQTALNPVYTVGEQIAEAIRHHLDYDDAEAKERGIELLDTVGIPDAENRYSDYPHEFSGGMQQRAVIAMALSCDPDVIIADEPTTALDVTTEAKILDLLEELTDEFDTAVQLITHDLGVVAELCDRVMVMYAGQPVEKSPVEELYYDPKHPYTVGLMSSIPRIGDDRDRLQTIPGTMPDLIETPSGCSFHPRCPYAERSCQRKEPRMVEFDDVDGKGRSAKCLEYTGDLEEGISYTVTVEDDHVPNERIPGERHE, encoded by the coding sequence CGCAGAAGGCGTCGTTACGGCGGTCGACGATCTCTCTTACACGATCGACGCCGGCGAGAAGTTCGGCGTCGTCGGCGAGAGCGGGGCGGGAAAAAGCGTGACTGCGCTATCGCTGCTGCGTCTCATCGAGAGTCCCGGCGAGATCGAACACGGCTCAATCCGATTCTGTGAGCCAGAGACCGTCGAGGAACTCGAGGAATCCTACCCCGACAACGTCGTCGACATCGAACGACTGCGACGCGAGTCTTCGTTCGACGACGTCGTCGACCGGCTCGAGGAACGCGGCGTTTCCGGGGCGGACGCGACCGGCGACCCCGAACACGAAGGGGTCGACTTGCACCAGTTGTATGCGAATGGCGACCTCGGCATGCGCGACGTGGTCGATCAGGGGTACGCAACGAAACTCGGACTGATCGACGAGGAGGACTTCATCGTTCACGACGGTGACAGCCGCTACGCCGAACTGCTCCGGGCGCCGGAGGGGGCGATTCGACGACTCCGTGGGAACAACATTTCGATGATCTTTCAGGACGCCCAGACCGCACTCAATCCCGTCTACACCGTCGGGGAACAGATCGCCGAGGCGATCAGACACCATCTCGACTACGACGACGCAGAAGCCAAAGAGCGCGGAATCGAACTGCTCGATACGGTCGGCATTCCGGACGCCGAGAACCGGTACTCGGATTACCCACACGAGTTCTCCGGCGGAATGCAACAGCGGGCGGTGATCGCCATGGCGCTTTCCTGTGATCCCGACGTTATCATCGCCGACGAACCGACGACGGCGCTGGACGTGACGACCGAAGCGAAGATTCTGGATCTGCTCGAGGAACTCACCGACGAGTTCGATACCGCGGTCCAGCTCATCACCCACGACCTCGGCGTCGTCGCCGAACTCTGTGACCGGGTGATGGTGATGTACGCGGGCCAGCCCGTCGAGAAGTCGCCGGTCGAAGAGCTGTACTACGACCCGAAACACCCCTACACCGTCGGACTGATGAGTTCGATCCCGCGGATCGGCGACGACCGCGACCGACTACAGACGATCCCCGGGACGATGCCCGACCTGATCGAGACGCCATCGGGGTGTAGCTTCCACCCGCGCTGTCCGTACGCGGAACGGAGCTGTCAGCGAAAAGAGCCCCGGATGGTCGAGTTCGACGACGTCGACGGAAAGGGTCGGTCCGCGAAGTGTCTCGAGTACACCGGCGACCTCGAGGAAGGAATCAGCTACACCGTCACCGTCGAGGACGATCACGTCCCGAACGAACGCATACCGGGTGAGCGACATGAGTAA